The sequence below is a genomic window from Anaerolineae bacterium.
GCCCTGGCCCTGACGGTAAACAGGAACGATTTAAGAACCTTAGCGGTTGAGTTTCTTTCCCCTCACGTTCAGGCGGGATATGAACTCCTGCGAGAAGAGATTAACTTTGAAGTTCTGGAGGCTCGGGAAGAAAAGGATAGTAAATATCTGGTAACCTTAAAAGCCAAAGCTCCTGCCGTTGCCAGGGTAAACAAAGGGCAAGTGCGGGATGAGGTTAGAGGCTTGCCTGTTCCGAAAGCTATGGAGAAGCTGAAGACCCTGCCCCTCCGCTCTGAACCCTCCATTGAAGTCTCACCGAGCTGGTTCGGAAGGCTTCCATGGCTCCCCTTCAGGATAGAAATCAGGGTGAAAGCCGGATGAAAAGAGTAGCTGCGCTTGATATAGGGGGGAAACGCATAGGTATCGCCCTTAGTGATCCAGAAAAGATGATAGCTTTCCCAAAAGGATTCGTTGAAGCAGAGAAAGCCCTGGAGGAAATCCCTCACCTTTTCCGCCAGTGGAGCGTAGGAGCCGTGGTGGTGGGAATCCCGGTGACTCTGCGGGGGGAAGAGGGGCCTCAGGCCTTGAAAGTTAAGGAGTTCCTCTCATCCCTTGAAGATGCTTTCAGGAAGGAAGGGATGGAAATAGAGATTGTGCTATGGGACGAGCGCCTCTCCACTGCGCAGGCTGAAGCTTTCCTCCGGCAGGCTGGCTATAAAGCCGGGAAAATGCGGCGGCGGGTTGATGCTGCCTCCGCCACTTTAATCCTCCAAAGCTATCTTGATTTTCTCAGGAGAGCCTGAACCCATGGATTACTGGAAAAGCGTGGGGGCCATCGTAAAAAAGGACTTTCTAACCGAATGGAGAAGCAGGGAGATCTTCAGCTCCATGTTCGTCTTCGTGATGCTGGTAACCCTTGTTTTCAATTTCGCCTTTGAATTAAGGGTGGAAGATGTGACAAAAGTGGCTCCGGGGGCTCTGTGGGTGGCTTTCGCTTTTGCTGGGGTCCTGGGCCTCAATCGTTCATTTATCCTGGAAAAGGACAAGGGCTGCCTTGAAGGCCTCCTCCTGGCCCCGGTGGATAGAAGTGCCATATTCTTCGGCAAATGGCTTGGAAATGTAACTTTTATGGCTTCCGTAGAGCTTTTGACTTTGCCTGTTTTCTCCGCTCTATTTAATGTAAACCTTTTCCGACCTGCTCTTTTCCTTGTCCTGGCTCTTGGAACCTTCGGGTTTGCAGGGGTTGGCACTCTTTTCGCAGCTATGGCCATCAATACCAGAGCCAGGGAAATTATGCTCCCAGTGCTTCTCTTTTCCGTATCAATTCCCATAATGATTTCAGCCGTCAAAGCTACCGGAGTAATTCTTGACAACTCACCTTTATCCGAGGCCTCCCACTGGATAAGGCTTATGGTGGTTTTTGATGTGCTTTTTACCGCCATTTCCCTTCTTACCTTTGAATACGTCCTGGAGGAGTGAGGGATGGAGCCCCAGAAAGTAAACTTGCTGGTGGCATTGAGCGCTGGAGTGCTTTCCTTCCTTTCACCCTGTGTCCTGCCGGTCATCCCGGCGTTTATAGGCTACCTGAGCGGAGTCTCCCTTGAAGAAAAAGGTAACAGGAGGAAAGTTTTCTTCCACGCCCTCTCCCTTGTCCTGGGCTTTTCCTTTGCCTTCACTCTTATGGGAGCTTCGGCCGGAGCTCTGGGCCAGCTATTAAAAGGGGTCTTACCTCTCATTCAGAAAGTGGGGGGAATTATGATCGTTCTTTTCGGCATGCATGTTATGGGACTTTTGAAAATCCCTGTCCTTTATCAGGAGAAAAAAATCCCCTTTAATCCAGGCGCGGGCGCAGGATACGGCGCATCCTTTCTGGCCGGGATTGTATTCTCAGTGGGGTGGACCCCATGTGTGGGGCCAATCTTGGCGGCGATACTTCTAATGGCCGGAAATTCTGCCACAGCATGGGAGGGAGCCTTGCTCCTGGTCGCTTACTCTCTCGGACTTGGAATTCCCTTCCTGGCGGTTGGAGCTGCCCTCCTGCCCCTGAGCCGATGGCTCCGCCGAGCCAGCCGCTACGGGAATTACCTCTCCTGGATTACAGGTGTTTTTCTCATTGTTGTGGGCTTCCTGCTTTTTACCGATACTTTCAGGTTGCTGGGAGGTCTTTAGTTGGACAGAATAGCTGAATGGCTGGCTTATCAGGCAATCAAACACTGGCTGATGATAGTCAACCTGGCTGTGGCGCTTTTCCTGCTCCCCACTATACTGGCCCCTATCCTTATGGTCGCTGGTTTCACTGAGCCTGCCAGGATTATCTATTCCCTTTACAGCATTACCTGCCATCAGCTTCCGGAACGCTCCTTCTTCATAGGCCCCAAGCTGTACTATACCCTGAACGAAATTCGGGAAGCCATGGGGCCGGATGCCGGTAACATTGCGAAGCGGAGAGCTTTCATCGGAAATCCGGAAATCGGGTATAAAATGGCCATTTGTGAACGAGATTTTGCCATATATTTTTCCATCTTGGTGGCAGGGCTCGCCTTCTCTCTGGTAAGGGGAAAACTTGAACCTCTTCCCTTCAAGGGTTTCCTCATCCTGTGCATACCAATAGCTGTTGATGGTTTAACCCAGTTTTTGGGGCTTAGGGAAAGCACACCTCCCGGGAGGATTTTCAGCGGCTCCCTCTTCGGGGCGGGACTCGTCTGGACTCTGTATCCCCGTATAGAAGCGGCTTTTCAGGAGGCCAGAGAAATCGCGGAGGAAAAATGGAAGAAAAGATCCGGGAAATCCACCGAAGGCTGTTGACCCAGTACGGTGATAAAGGCGGGTCAAAGGGCTGGGATCCCGTTACCCTGTTGGTTTCTGCTATCCTCAGCCAGAATACCAATGATGCCCTCCGGGACAGAGCTTTTGAAAGGCTCAGAGCCCGTTTTTCTTCATGGGAAGAAGTGAGAGACGCTCCCGTGGAAGAAGTGGAAGAGGCGATAAGAGTAGCGGGCCTTTCCCGTCAGAAAGCTTTCCGAATCCAGCAGGCTCTCAGGCGCATCACGAACGAGGTCGGAACCCTTGATCTTTCTTTCCTGCGAAAAATGGACCTGGAAGAGGCCAGGAAATGGCTCATGTCCATGGAAGGCATTGGGCCGAAGACAGCGGCTATAATCCTCCTTTTCGGGCTGGGGATGGCGGCTTTCCCGGTGGATACTCACATCTTCAGAGTTTCCAAAAGGCTTGGGCTCATCTCTCAGAGGACAACCCGAGAGAAAGCTCATAAAATCCTGGAAAGCCTCATTCCGCCCGAACATTATTACTCCTTTCATCTCAACATGATTGAACATGGCCGTAAGGTTTGTTCCCCTCGCCACCCCAGGTGCCAGGATTGCGTGCTGAACGACCTCTGCGATTTTTACAGGGGAAGCGCATGAGGAAAAGATATCCATTCCTGACCTATGAAAGGTTAAAGGATACAATCCGGGGGAAGGCTCTATTGATCTTCATTGTATCCCTTTGCTTCAGCCTGCTCCCTTCCCCCTGGCTCAAAATGCCCCGGTGGCCCTGGGTTTTAATGGCCCTGGCCTCCTTCTCCCTTGCCGCTTTGACGTCCCTTATATCTCGCTCCAGCTATGTGAAGCTTGCAGCTGAAGGCCTTGAAATAAAATCCCTCTTCGGCGAAATTTTTATCCCTTACGACGAAATAGTAGAAACATACTACGGGGTCTTCGGCAAAATCTTTGAGCCCGCACACCAGAACTGGTCCCAGCGGATTTTCTTGCAACCTTTCTGGTTTGAGCCAGTAATAGTGCTCAAGTTGGAAGAATTCCCTTACGACTACGCCAGCTTGAGGCTCCTTTTCGGCAAATACCTGTTTGAGCCCAGGAAAAAAATTCTGGTTCTTCTGGTAAAAGAGCCCACAGAACTCAACGCCAGGATAAGCTCCATCCTTCAGGAGAGACGCCTACAGAAGACAGAGGAGAAAGGATGAACCTTCTTATCCTTGGGGCCAGGAGACTGGGACTGGAGCTTGACCCTGAAAAGCTACGGGCTTTTGAGGTATATTACCACGAGCTCAGGAAGTGGAACCGCAAAGCAAACTTAACCTCCCTCATCGCTCCCAACGAAGTCCAGGTAAAACACTTTCTGGATTCCCTCACCATTTACGAGATTCCGGAATTCAGGGAAGCAGTTTCCTCGGGCCGGAAGATAAACTTTGTGGATGTGGGAA
It includes:
- the ruvX gene encoding Holliday junction resolvase RuvX, coding for MKRVAALDIGGKRIGIALSDPEKMIAFPKGFVEAEKALEEIPHLFRQWSVGAVVVGIPVTLRGEEGPQALKVKEFLSSLEDAFRKEGMEIEIVLWDERLSTAQAEAFLRQAGYKAGKMRRRVDAASATLILQSYLDFLRRA
- a CDS encoding heme exporter protein CcmB; its protein translation is MDYWKSVGAIVKKDFLTEWRSREIFSSMFVFVMLVTLVFNFAFELRVEDVTKVAPGALWVAFAFAGVLGLNRSFILEKDKGCLEGLLLAPVDRSAIFFGKWLGNVTFMASVELLTLPVFSALFNVNLFRPALFLVLALGTFGFAGVGTLFAAMAINTRAREIMLPVLLFSVSIPIMISAVKATGVILDNSPLSEASHWIRLMVVFDVLFTAISLLTFEYVLEE
- a CDS encoding endonuclease III; this translates as MEEKIREIHRRLLTQYGDKGGSKGWDPVTLLVSAILSQNTNDALRDRAFERLRARFSSWEEVRDAPVEEVEEAIRVAGLSRQKAFRIQQALRRITNEVGTLDLSFLRKMDLEEARKWLMSMEGIGPKTAAIILLFGLGMAAFPVDTHIFRVSKRLGLISQRTTREKAHKILESLIPPEHYYSFHLNMIEHGRKVCSPRHPRCQDCVLNDLCDFYRGSA
- a CDS encoding DUF2085 domain-containing protein — translated: MDRIAEWLAYQAIKHWLMIVNLAVALFLLPTILAPILMVAGFTEPARIIYSLYSITCHQLPERSFFIGPKLYYTLNEIREAMGPDAGNIAKRRAFIGNPEIGYKMAICERDFAIYFSILVAGLAFSLVRGKLEPLPFKGFLILCIPIAVDGLTQFLGLRESTPPGRIFSGSLFGAGLVWTLYPRIEAAFQEAREIAEEKWKKRSGKSTEGC
- a CDS encoding cytochrome c biogenesis protein CcdA, whose amino-acid sequence is MEPQKVNLLVALSAGVLSFLSPCVLPVIPAFIGYLSGVSLEEKGNRRKVFFHALSLVLGFSFAFTLMGASAGALGQLLKGVLPLIQKVGGIMIVLFGMHVMGLLKIPVLYQEKKIPFNPGAGAGYGASFLAGIVFSVGWTPCVGPILAAILLMAGNSATAWEGALLLVAYSLGLGIPFLAVGAALLPLSRWLRRASRYGNYLSWITGVFLIVVGFLLFTDTFRLLGGL